One Oryza sativa Japonica Group chromosome 8, ASM3414082v1 DNA window includes the following coding sequences:
- the LOC136351399 gene encoding uncharacterized protein: protein MVESMRSILRVLTCRADDVARADAAPQRPPVPTGPRPAAHVPRLTPPPHGGFRAPFSTPPFSARPFVVPPTGFAQFATTQAAHFSQAAESASQATVSTSHSAQFWQYTGTSSQAAGTSSQGPPLDHAGTSSDHLVASALLFDITDFDFASGSTEDVIGPSQLGGAPPVQTQDQAQATPPPDTRATRAVPPDRFTYSQDHVRA, encoded by the exons atggtggagtcgatgcgctcgattctccgagtgctcacctgtcgtgcagacgacgttgctcgggcagaTGCAGCACCacagcggccacccgtaccgactggtccccgtccagctgcgcacgttcctaggcTGACTCCCCCTCCGCAtggag ggtttcgtgcaccgttcagcaccccgccttTCTCGGCTAGGCCTTTtgttgtgccccccacag GTTTTGCCCAGTTCGCTACgacgcaggccgcccacttctcccaggctgcagAGTCAGCGTCTCAGGCAACTGTGTCGACCTCGCACTCAGCGCAGTTCTGGCAGTATACCGGGACTTCGTCACAagcagccggcacgtcgagtcagggtccaccactggaccatgctgggacctcgtcaGACCACTTGGTGGCTTCCGCCttgctcttcgacatcactgacttcgacttcgcttcaggctcgacagaggacgtcatcggcccctcacagctgggaggtgcaccgccggtgcagacgcaggaccaggcgcaggccactccGCCACCagacactcgtgctacccgtgctgtgccaccggatcgtttcacctactcccaggaccacgtgcgagcatag